From Bacteroidota bacterium, the proteins below share one genomic window:
- the cas2 gene encoding CRISPR-associated endonuclease Cas2, whose product MRHQERISAYRVMWILVFLDLPTETKKDRKNYARFRKDLLQDGFTMMQFSVYLRHCPSGENAAVHIRRVEKSLPKKGQVSVLQITDRQYGDILNFWGKSSEPLPPPPQQLELF is encoded by the coding sequence ATGCGGCATCAGGAGAGGATCAGCGCCTACCGTGTCATGTGGATCCTGGTGTTTTTAGACCTGCCAACGGAGACTAAAAAGGATCGCAAGAACTACGCGCGATTCAGAAAGGACCTGCTACAAGATGGATTCACGATGATGCAATTCTCCGTTTACCTCCGGCACTGCCCAAGCGGAGAAAATGCTGCTGTACACATCCGAAGAGTGGAAAAGTCCCTACCGAAGAAAGGTCAGGTGAGCGTATTACAGATCACCGACCGTCAGTATGGCGACATCCTGAATTTCTGGGGTAAATCGTCTGAACCGCTTCCTCCCCCGCCACAACAACTGGAGCTTTTCTAG
- the cas1 gene encoding type II CRISPR-associated endonuclease Cas1, producing MIKRTIYITNPFNLTTRNKQLVVRGKDNNSETTIPIEDIGIVLIESREVNLNSHLLSELATANVAVCVCDETHHPIGLQLPLNGHNLHGERFRMQLSAGETLRKQLWSTIVKAKIRNQGQVLDYYGFESTALKERIRQLRSGDPGNEEGQAARYYWQTLMAEVPGFYRDRNGPPPNGLFNFGYTIIRTAVARSLVGSGLLPVAGIHHHNRYNAYPLADDLMEPFRPWVDRAVVAIVRQSGPDAPLDKDVKTSLASILTQDAAFEKSTSPLLIAIQQSAAQLARCFETGKVELSFPSL from the coding sequence ATGATCAAACGCACCATATATATAACAAATCCATTTAACCTTACCACACGAAACAAACAACTTGTCGTTCGTGGTAAAGATAACAATAGTGAAACTACAATACCGATTGAAGATATTGGAATTGTACTTATAGAGTCTCGGGAAGTAAACCTAAATTCCCATCTATTAAGTGAACTTGCAACAGCAAATGTTGCCGTGTGTGTTTGCGACGAGACCCATCACCCGATCGGGCTTCAACTGCCGCTCAACGGACACAACTTGCACGGAGAGCGCTTTCGAATGCAATTATCGGCAGGCGAAACGCTTCGAAAACAATTGTGGTCGACCATTGTCAAGGCCAAGATCAGAAATCAAGGACAGGTTTTAGATTATTATGGGTTTGAAAGCACTGCCTTAAAGGAACGGATACGGCAATTACGCTCAGGCGATCCAGGAAACGAAGAAGGACAGGCGGCACGCTATTACTGGCAAACACTCATGGCTGAAGTACCGGGTTTTTACCGGGACCGGAACGGACCTCCACCCAACGGACTTTTCAATTTCGGTTATACGATCATCCGGACCGCTGTAGCCCGATCCCTGGTAGGTTCGGGTTTGTTGCCGGTGGCAGGCATCCATCACCATAACCGGTATAACGCTTACCCGCTGGCGGACGACCTCATGGAACCCTTTCGACCCTGGGTGGACAGGGCGGTGGTCGCCATTGTCCGTCAGTCGGGCCCCGATGCTCCACTGGATAAAGATGTGAAGACAAGTCTGGCTTCCATACTCACACAAGACGCTGCATTCGAAAAAAGCACCAGTCCGCTTTTGATCGCGATCCAGCAGTCTGCCGCGCAACTGGCCAGGTGTTTTGAAACAGGAAAAGTCGAGCTGTCGTTTCCTTCCCTCTGA
- the cas9 gene encoding type II CRISPR RNA-guided endonuclease Cas9 (Cas9, originally named Csn1, is the large, multifunctional signature protein of type II CRISPR/Cas systems. It is well known even to general audiences because its RNA-guided endonuclease activity has made it a popular tool for custom editing of eukaryotic genomes.), which translates to MKKRLGLDIGTNSIGWALVEDEKRILGSGVRIFPEGVVNLGEGEKEISRNSERRQFRGLRRQNFRRKLRKKILLKELSKAGLCPISPDELQGFFRANKFPDSPGMREWFRLNPYLLRAKALKEQLQAEELGRLLYHMAQRRGFQSNSRSTRDDKEESVLFTGNQEEGKTGINETQSLIGNSTLGSYLATIYPPDGESYSAGRPRIRNRYTTRAMYQMEFNAIWSAQSKLNPLLSEEMRIRFGGTRKQNDPQDGILFFQRPLRSQKYLIGKCTFEPKKPRCPVSAIPFQYFRLYQFLNTIECNGERLSREEVDTAVDYLTASKTDKKIKDLRKLWKKKDEYYRFNYLEDDKVKNAQTLASLSGLSFNNRTWQELSQKEQEDIWHVLFSFEDKDSLEDYGRKKWKCSEKDLQALLKIRLEEGYASLSRKAINNILPFLKDGHQYDIAVCLGGIRNAFGNTWDSLSPENKDFIITNVPEIVRSGIKGGYLEELKAFLVREFGFTEKQLNKLYHHSESIRAGEWVEKLPYGPAADRIIQNLRNPVVSTALFELRKVVNALIEKFGKIEEISVELARDLRNPRQKRWQIRMEQNRLERYNEEVKKRLNEHGKVPSVENMLRYKLWEECQHTCPYTGREISITQLFSGEVQIEHIFPWSKSLDDSWLNLTLCFADENRLKGERTPYQHFIRSGKATWEDVKKRVITQFYDTKEFPNRYRKFKRFTAEKFDEEGFIARQLNDTRYISKEATNYLSQVAEKVSVAPGNMTAILRGKWGLNTILSDTDAKDRKDHRHHAIDALVMATYKLAHLQELQKWNKYNRAAELRNFPMPWDSFRQDAELSILSILVSHKADRKVLTQRKFRFKKGKNEFQNTGISARGQLHMDTVYGKRKAPGQSEAYHVRKSLKGLSEAAFPKIVDPRVRALVYDRLRQRGIPIDQKSGKPKPETKEQKEAFKAAFDIPVLLPNKNGDPVPVHKVRISENLGNAANQNAGINRYVNPRNNHHVLIYQNDKGIMDEEVVTFWEAVERKRQGTHIFRLPSNGTRTIACLTSNSPFFIGLSGEEITSNRDNPSFLSKHLYRVQKFSSPIYEFRLHSEATITRDESPFFHRVSSIKGFFNSKVTSVRINVIGDIIGQPVKIEQENSE; encoded by the coding sequence ATGAAAAAAAGATTAGGCCTTGATATTGGCACCAACTCCATCGGGTGGGCATTGGTGGAGGATGAAAAAAGAATCCTTGGTTCCGGAGTTCGAATTTTTCCAGAAGGGGTGGTGAATCTAGGAGAAGGAGAAAAAGAAATTTCGAGAAACAGCGAACGGCGACAGTTCAGGGGATTGCGGAGGCAAAACTTCCGACGAAAATTACGGAAGAAGATCCTGCTGAAAGAGCTTTCAAAAGCCGGCTTATGCCCCATTTCGCCGGATGAACTACAGGGATTTTTCCGGGCCAACAAATTTCCAGATTCGCCTGGGATGCGCGAATGGTTTCGCCTAAACCCCTATCTGCTCCGGGCTAAAGCGCTAAAAGAGCAATTGCAAGCGGAAGAGCTTGGTCGACTGCTCTATCACATGGCTCAGCGGCGTGGTTTTCAAAGCAACAGCAGAAGCACCCGAGATGACAAAGAGGAAAGCGTCCTTTTCACAGGAAATCAAGAGGAAGGCAAGACCGGCATTAATGAAACTCAATCCTTAATTGGTAACAGCACATTAGGCAGCTACCTCGCTACCATTTATCCTCCAGATGGAGAATCCTATTCTGCCGGAAGGCCGCGCATTCGAAATCGTTACACTACCAGGGCTATGTATCAAATGGAGTTCAATGCGATCTGGAGCGCACAGAGCAAACTGAACCCATTATTGAGCGAGGAAATGAGAATCCGGTTTGGCGGTACCAGGAAACAGAATGATCCGCAGGATGGAATCTTGTTTTTCCAGCGGCCATTGCGAAGTCAGAAATATCTTATCGGGAAATGCACATTTGAGCCTAAAAAGCCCAGATGCCCGGTAAGTGCGATCCCATTTCAATATTTCCGTCTCTATCAATTTCTAAATACGATTGAGTGCAATGGAGAGCGGCTTAGTCGGGAAGAAGTCGACACTGCTGTTGATTATCTGACAGCTTCCAAAACAGATAAAAAAATCAAAGACCTTCGAAAGCTTTGGAAAAAGAAAGACGAATACTACCGGTTCAATTATCTTGAAGACGACAAAGTAAAGAACGCGCAAACTTTAGCTTCCTTATCAGGTTTGAGTTTCAACAACCGGACCTGGCAGGAGTTAAGTCAAAAGGAACAAGAAGATATCTGGCATGTGCTGTTTTCCTTTGAAGACAAGGATAGCCTGGAAGATTATGGGCGTAAGAAATGGAAATGCAGCGAAAAAGATCTCCAGGCTTTACTTAAAATCCGGCTGGAAGAAGGATACGCCAGCCTGAGTAGAAAAGCGATCAACAACATACTACCTTTTTTGAAAGACGGACATCAATATGATATCGCAGTCTGTCTGGGAGGAATAAGAAATGCGTTTGGCAACACCTGGGATTCACTTTCTCCCGAAAACAAGGACTTCATCATTACCAACGTCCCGGAAATTGTTCGCTCTGGAATTAAAGGTGGTTACCTTGAAGAGCTAAAGGCCTTTCTGGTCCGCGAATTCGGTTTCACGGAAAAACAGTTAAACAAACTCTATCACCACAGCGAATCTATCCGAGCCGGGGAATGGGTTGAAAAACTGCCTTACGGCCCAGCGGCAGACCGCATTATCCAGAATCTTCGAAACCCCGTCGTCTCTACAGCGCTTTTCGAATTGAGAAAAGTCGTTAACGCGCTCATCGAAAAGTTTGGAAAGATCGAAGAAATTTCCGTGGAACTTGCACGCGACTTGAGAAACCCACGACAAAAGCGCTGGCAAATTCGAATGGAACAAAACCGGCTGGAGCGATACAATGAAGAAGTGAAAAAACGGCTGAATGAGCACGGCAAAGTACCTTCCGTCGAAAACATGCTTCGTTATAAATTATGGGAAGAATGCCAGCACACCTGTCCGTATACCGGCAGAGAGATCAGCATTACTCAATTGTTCAGCGGAGAAGTGCAAATCGAGCACATTTTCCCCTGGAGCAAATCGTTGGACGACAGTTGGCTCAATCTTACGCTGTGTTTTGCCGATGAAAACCGTTTGAAAGGTGAACGCACTCCGTACCAACACTTCATCCGCTCCGGGAAAGCAACTTGGGAAGATGTTAAAAAACGAGTCATCACTCAATTCTATGACACGAAAGAATTTCCGAACCGTTACCGGAAATTCAAACGGTTCACTGCTGAAAAGTTTGACGAAGAAGGTTTCATCGCAAGACAACTAAACGACACCCGGTACATCAGTAAAGAAGCGACAAATTACTTATCACAAGTAGCCGAAAAGGTCTCCGTAGCGCCCGGCAACATGACCGCCATTTTGAGAGGAAAGTGGGGACTTAACACGATACTTAGCGATACCGATGCCAAAGATCGTAAAGACCACCGGCACCATGCCATTGATGCCTTGGTCATGGCCACCTACAAACTTGCGCACTTACAGGAATTACAAAAATGGAATAAATACAATCGTGCTGCCGAGCTGCGAAATTTCCCCATGCCCTGGGACAGTTTCCGGCAGGATGCCGAGCTGAGCATACTTTCCATACTGGTATCGCACAAAGCAGATCGCAAGGTATTGACGCAGCGTAAATTCAGATTCAAGAAGGGCAAGAACGAATTTCAGAATACAGGCATCTCGGCGCGAGGGCAGTTGCACATGGACACCGTGTATGGAAAACGAAAAGCGCCCGGACAGTCCGAAGCCTATCATGTTCGAAAATCACTGAAAGGGCTTAGCGAAGCTGCTTTCCCGAAGATTGTCGACCCCCGGGTGCGTGCGCTGGTATATGACCGGCTACGTCAACGCGGGATACCAATTGATCAGAAATCCGGCAAACCCAAACCGGAGACGAAGGAACAAAAGGAAGCCTTCAAAGCTGCATTTGATATTCCTGTTTTGCTACCCAATAAGAACGGGGATCCGGTTCCTGTCCATAAAGTGCGAATCTCCGAAAACCTTGGGAATGCCGCCAACCAGAATGCCGGGATTAACCGCTATGTAAATCCGCGGAACAATCATCATGTGCTGATTTATCAAAACGACAAGGGCATCATGGATGAAGAGGTTGTGACTTTCTGGGAAGCAGTAGAAAGAAAGAGACAAGGCACCCATATCTTTAGATTGCCATCTAATGGAACTAGGACCATTGCTTGTTTGACCTCGAATTCCCCATTCTTTATTGGACTTTCTGGCGAAGAAATAACTTCCAATCGAGATAACCCTTCCTTTCTAAGCAAACATCTTTACCGTGTTCAAAAATTTTCATCTCCTATTTATGAGTTTCGGCTTCATAGCGAAGCAACAATTACAAGAGATGAATCACCGTTTTTTCACCGAGTTTCATCCATTAAAGGTTTTTTTAACTCGAAGGTTACTTCTGTCAGAATAAACGTAATAGGCGATATTATTGGTCAACCTGTTAAAATTGAGCAGGAAAATTCGGAATGA
- a CDS encoding polysaccharide biosynthesis tyrosine autokinase: MRASTDNRPRNDDEIDLRLLFSNIRRNWHYFLISLLVFGTAGLLYIRFTLPVFEANTSVLIKDSKNKSSNIEDILTGDLFGNVKNVATEIGILRSRSVLQETIEELGLGVSYYGKTTFFRYPIYKNNPFIVEPLYVQDGVYDEEFHIRLLDSLTYQLEIEADNRLVDDFNYSSKHRFGEEVQTARFKLRIVRNDPSFAARQDDDFRFVIQSTNKLIAWYSEKMKAEPINKDATIINITIQDQVPERAVDFLNTLGKVYINQDVKDKSSVAALTLKFVDEQLEEISKTLNATELELQRFKEQKGTVDLSEESKAYLERVTRVDADRAKAELELKSLDYLYNYVKSNKDLDQLAPSSLGTPDPLLIDLIGQLKNLQTKRRSLRYGASENSPAIKVIDQQIEETKASLIENINSLRNQTRVSLGTIQGQLAEYEGSIRKIPNIERELLGIQRNFSVNENIYLYLLQKKAETGIAKATAVSDNKVLDSASFNEIPVIPNRKAVAIITLLLALVLPILFIALQGYLKNTVSNREDVEKQTKVPVIGVVGHHTSSERLVVSAKPKSAIAEAFRSIRANLMFLGLADQHKIVLITSSVGGEGKSFSTLNLAAVLALQHYRVIIVGMDLRKPQLVQDFGIDNSIGVSNYLIGRATLEEVIHKTSVDGLEIIPSGPVPPNPAELLANKRTLEMLHSLRDRYDYIIIDTPPVGIVSDALVLMNHADINVFIVRENYSKKEYIKTINEIHEQGKAKHLCILLNDAGTNQRYGYGYGYSYGYHGYGYYDEENRKKKFFRKPKKA; encoded by the coding sequence ATGCGCGCCAGCACCGACAACCGTCCACGCAACGACGACGAGATCGACCTGCGCCTGCTCTTTTCGAACATCCGTAGGAACTGGCACTACTTCCTGATCTCCTTACTCGTTTTCGGAACCGCCGGCCTGTTGTACATCCGTTTTACACTTCCGGTATTCGAAGCGAATACGAGTGTGCTCATCAAGGACAGCAAGAACAAGTCGAGCAATATCGAAGACATCCTGACCGGCGACCTGTTCGGCAATGTCAAAAACGTCGCCACGGAGATCGGCATTCTGCGATCCCGATCCGTCCTGCAGGAAACCATCGAAGAGCTCGGATTGGGCGTCAGTTATTACGGAAAGACCACTTTTTTCCGTTATCCGATATACAAGAACAACCCCTTCATCGTTGAACCGCTGTATGTTCAAGACGGCGTGTACGATGAAGAGTTTCACATCCGCCTGCTGGATTCACTGACCTATCAGCTCGAGATCGAAGCGGACAACCGGTTGGTGGACGATTTCAACTACTCCTCCAAACATCGCTTCGGCGAAGAGGTCCAGACAGCCCGATTCAAACTCCGCATTGTAAGGAACGATCCTTCCTTCGCGGCACGTCAGGACGATGACTTCCGCTTTGTCATCCAATCGACCAACAAACTGATCGCCTGGTATTCGGAAAAGATGAAAGCCGAACCGATCAACAAGGACGCGACCATCATCAACATCACCATCCAGGACCAGGTGCCCGAACGTGCCGTGGATTTCCTCAACACCCTGGGAAAAGTCTACATCAACCAGGACGTAAAGGACAAATCTTCCGTCGCCGCGCTGACGCTGAAGTTCGTGGACGAGCAACTCGAGGAGATCTCCAAGACCCTCAACGCGACCGAACTGGAACTCCAGCGGTTCAAGGAACAAAAAGGAACCGTTGACCTGAGCGAAGAATCCAAGGCCTACCTCGAGCGTGTCACACGGGTCGATGCCGACCGGGCTAAAGCCGAGCTGGAATTGAAGTCGCTGGATTACCTGTACAACTACGTAAAGTCGAACAAGGACCTCGACCAACTGGCTCCGTCCAGCCTGGGCACACCGGATCCCCTGCTGATCGACCTGATCGGTCAACTGAAGAATCTGCAGACCAAACGGCGCAGCCTGCGGTACGGCGCCAGTGAGAACTCTCCGGCGATCAAGGTCATTGACCAGCAGATCGAAGAAACCAAAGCGTCGCTGATCGAGAACATCAACAGCCTCCGCAACCAGACGCGCGTCAGCCTGGGTACGATCCAGGGCCAGTTGGCGGAATACGAAGGCTCGATCCGCAAGATCCCGAACATCGAACGGGAACTGCTCGGCATCCAGCGCAATTTCTCGGTGAATGAGAATATCTACCTCTACCTCCTGCAGAAGAAAGCGGAGACCGGTATCGCCAAGGCAACGGCCGTGTCCGACAACAAGGTGCTGGACAGCGCATCCTTCAACGAGATCCCGGTGATCCCGAACCGCAAGGCGGTGGCGATCATCACGCTCCTCCTCGCGCTGGTATTGCCCATTCTCTTCATCGCCCTGCAGGGCTACCTGAAGAACACCGTCAGCAACCGCGAGGATGTGGAGAAGCAGACGAAAGTACCCGTGATCGGCGTCGTGGGACACCACACCAGCAGTGAACGCCTGGTGGTGAGCGCCAAGCCGAAATCGGCCATTGCCGAAGCCTTCCGTTCCATCCGCGCCAACCTGATGTTCCTCGGACTGGCCGATCAGCACAAGATCGTACTCATCACCAGCTCCGTGGGTGGTGAAGGAAAATCCTTTTCGACCCTGAACCTTGCGGCGGTCCTGGCCTTGCAGCATTACCGCGTCATCATCGTGGGTATGGACTTGCGCAAGCCGCAACTGGTGCAGGATTTCGGCATCGACAACTCCATCGGGGTGAGCAACTACCTCATCGGTCGCGCGACGCTGGAAGAAGTCATCCACAAGACTTCGGTCGACGGATTGGAGATCATCCCGTCCGGTCCGGTCCCGCCGAATCCGGCGGAACTCCTGGCCAACAAGCGGACACTGGAAATGCTCCACTCGTTACGCGACCGCTACGATTACATCATCATCGACACACCGCCGGTGGGGATCGTGAGCGACGCCTTGGTGCTGATGAACCATGCCGACATCAACGTCTTCATCGTTCGCGAGAATTACTCGAAGAAGGAGTACATCAAAACGATCAACGAGATCCACGAACAAGGAAAAGCAAAGCACCTCTGCATCCTGCTCAACGATGCCGGCACCAACCAACGCTATGGGTACGGCTACGGCTATAGCTATGGTTACCACGGCTACGGCTATTATGACGAAGAAAATCGGAAGAAGAAGTTTTTCAGGAAACCGAAGAAGGCATGA
- a CDS encoding polysaccharide export protein, whose amino-acid sequence MKRILPLLHFVWIALLFSACTPQRKIVYFQDGLPSALAQPGAYTLRIYPGDILSINIFSINAEAFPYLAVPADRPTSDTRSAYEKGYIVAENGEVNLPLAGKVNLNGMSLAEANRAITAKYKEYMEDPLVTVKKLNFKVTVLGEVNKPGTYPVPNERITLAEALGYAGDLNTFGDRSAVKLLRSENNQMREYKIDLTKSSSLTPETWYLHPDDVVYVAPVRRRAFQNINPSVTLFASVISTAIIAVTFFLTQTK is encoded by the coding sequence ATGAAAAGAATCCTCCCGCTGCTCCACTTCGTGTGGATCGCCCTGCTTTTTTCGGCCTGTACGCCACAGCGGAAGATAGTGTACTTCCAGGATGGACTTCCTTCCGCTCTGGCGCAACCCGGCGCCTATACGCTCCGGATCTATCCCGGAGACATTCTCTCGATCAATATCTTTTCCATTAACGCGGAAGCATTCCCATATCTCGCAGTACCGGCCGACCGGCCGACCAGCGATACGCGTTCGGCTTATGAAAAAGGCTATATCGTAGCCGAGAACGGCGAGGTCAACCTACCGCTGGCCGGGAAGGTCAACCTGAACGGCATGTCACTCGCGGAAGCCAATCGCGCCATCACCGCGAAGTACAAAGAATACATGGAAGATCCGTTGGTGACCGTCAAGAAACTGAACTTCAAAGTGACGGTGCTCGGCGAAGTCAACAAGCCCGGCACTTACCCCGTTCCCAACGAACGCATCACCCTGGCGGAGGCCTTGGGTTATGCGGGCGACCTCAACACCTTTGGCGACCGCTCGGCGGTGAAATTGCTGCGCTCGGAGAACAACCAGATGCGGGAATACAAGATCGACCTCACGAAAAGCTCGAGCCTCACACCCGAAACCTGGTACCTGCATCCTGACGATGTCGTGTACGTCGCTCCGGTACGCCGCCGCGCTTTCCAGAACATCAACCCTTCGGTCACGCTCTTCGCTTCGGTGATCTCCACCGCCATCATTGCCGTCACCTTTTTCCTGACCCAAACCAAATAA
- a CDS encoding acyl-CoA dehydrogenase — MHFELTEEHLMIQKAARDFAQTELKPGVIERDDHQKFPAEQIRKMGELGFLGMMVDPKYGGGGMDTISYVLAMEEISKVDASASVVMSVNNSLVCWGLEAFGSEAQKQKYLVPLAKGEIIGAFCLSEPEAGSDATSQHTTAIDQGDHYLLNGTKNWITNGSSASVYLVMAQTDVAKGHKGINAFIVEKGMPGFTIGPKENKMGIRGSDTHSLMFADVKVPKENRIGEDGFGFKFAMKTLTGGRIGIAAQALGIASGAYELALQYSKERKAFGKTISQHQAIQFKLADMATNIEASRLLCLKAAWLKDQKQDYGLASSMAKLFASQTAMEVTTEAVQIHGGYGYVKEFHVERLMRDAKITQIYEGTSEVQRIVISREIIGK; from the coding sequence ATGCATTTCGAGCTGACCGAAGAACACCTGATGATCCAAAAAGCTGCCCGCGATTTTGCCCAGACAGAATTGAAACCGGGCGTCATCGAGCGCGACGACCATCAGAAGTTCCCCGCGGAACAGATCCGTAAAATGGGCGAACTCGGTTTCCTCGGCATGATGGTGGACCCGAAGTACGGCGGCGGTGGCATGGATACCATTTCCTACGTACTGGCCATGGAAGAGATCTCGAAAGTGGACGCCTCCGCATCCGTGGTCATGTCGGTGAACAATTCGCTCGTCTGCTGGGGCCTCGAAGCATTCGGTTCAGAGGCACAGAAGCAGAAATACCTGGTTCCACTGGCCAAGGGCGAGATCATCGGCGCCTTTTGTCTCTCCGAACCGGAAGCCGGCTCGGATGCTACTTCGCAACACACCACCGCGATCGACCAGGGTGATCACTACCTGTTGAACGGCACCAAGAACTGGATCACCAACGGCTCCTCCGCTTCGGTGTACCTGGTCATGGCCCAGACTGACGTGGCAAAAGGTCACAAAGGCATCAACGCGTTCATCGTGGAAAAGGGCATGCCCGGTTTTACGATCGGCCCGAAGGAAAATAAGATGGGTATCCGCGGCAGCGACACCCACTCGCTCATGTTCGCGGATGTCAAAGTCCCGAAAGAAAATCGCATTGGCGAAGACGGCTTCGGTTTCAAGTTCGCGATGAAAACCCTCACCGGTGGCCGCATCGGTATCGCCGCGCAGGCGCTCGGCATCGCCTCGGGCGCTTACGAACTTGCCCTGCAATATTCGAAAGAGCGCAAAGCCTTCGGCAAGACCATCTCGCAGCACCAGGCTATCCAGTTCAAACTGGCCGATATGGCCACCAACATCGAAGCTTCCCGCCTGCTTTGTCTCAAAGCCGCCTGGCTGAAGGACCAGAAGCAGGACTACGGGCTGGCTTCGTCCATGGCCAAACTCTTCGCTTCCCAAACGGCCATGGAAGTCACGACCGAAGCCGTACAGATCCACGGTGGTTATGGTTACGTGAAGGAATTCCACGTCGAACGACTGATGCGCGACGCCAAGATCACTCAGATCTACGAAGGCACATCGGAAGTTCAACGCATCGTCATTTCCCGTGAGATCATCGGGAAATAA
- a CDS encoding T9SS type A sorting domain-containing protein has product MTLKVSALEPTCAAVIRLDPQCEHEGIRAAQLTDGTYLLVGNLVNTATGSGTIAICHLNEYGDTISTRQYGSSGALWTLTDWCATVNGWMLAGVVDSVGNTSGAIWQIDSTGQLITQVRYRMTGERVRFTALVDALEGGWLLAGYRLEIATNRYRFHVRKLDDALQTTWTKDYNIRLGQLLDAEQVPDSSYLFTGYLLDQGDTSGCLFVLHTDLLGDSLWLRKYFGNGWASGASLAQLQSGFVVAGATSVSSVSPSDRFVVRCNEPGDSLWTRSLGTANQERIHDILPVEDDCLLLVGESASQLDVTKFDSSGSLLWSHTHMAGLNDRGKHAFQTAEGNYAIVGTAGAGSGSSAFYFLVMDTSGAIVLNLVDGFPKPNYLHFYPNPAKGIVRLAPGPVKDLVIFDLLGRVRMRVPEARESLDLGSLLPGCYIVEAENESGAHLQGKLIVAE; this is encoded by the coding sequence ATGACCTTGAAAGTTAGCGCGTTGGAGCCGACTTGTGCGGCTGTTATCCGACTCGACCCGCAGTGTGAACACGAGGGTATTCGGGCTGCACAATTGACCGATGGAACTTATCTGCTGGTTGGCAATCTGGTTAACACCGCTACCGGTTCGGGCACCATCGCCATTTGCCATTTGAATGAATACGGCGATACGATTTCTACACGACAATACGGATCAAGCGGCGCCCTCTGGACATTGACCGATTGGTGCGCAACGGTCAATGGTTGGATGCTGGCTGGTGTCGTCGATAGCGTGGGCAACACCTCGGGTGCAATCTGGCAGATCGATAGCACGGGTCAATTGATCACGCAAGTCCGTTATCGGATGACCGGCGAACGGGTTCGGTTCACCGCGCTGGTCGACGCGCTGGAAGGCGGCTGGTTGCTGGCGGGTTATCGGCTGGAAATCGCGACCAACCGTTACCGTTTCCATGTGCGCAAACTGGACGACGCCTTACAAACTACCTGGACAAAGGATTACAACATCCGTTTAGGACAGTTGCTCGATGCGGAACAGGTTCCCGACTCATCCTATCTGTTTACCGGGTACCTGCTCGATCAGGGCGATACCAGTGGCTGCCTGTTTGTGCTGCATACCGACCTGCTCGGCGATTCGCTCTGGCTTCGGAAGTATTTCGGAAATGGATGGGCTTCCGGCGCTTCGCTTGCGCAGCTGCAAAGTGGTTTTGTCGTGGCAGGAGCGACTTCCGTTTCCTCGGTATCTCCATCCGATCGCTTTGTGGTGCGGTGCAACGAACCGGGTGATTCGCTCTGGACGCGATCGCTTGGAACGGCCAACCAGGAACGTATTCATGACATACTTCCGGTTGAAGACGATTGCCTGCTTTTAGTTGGGGAATCCGCTTCGCAACTGGATGTAACCAAATTCGATTCTTCCGGCTCCTTGCTTTGGTCGCATACGCACATGGCCGGATTGAACGATCGGGGGAAGCACGCTTTTCAAACGGCGGAGGGTAACTATGCGATCGTGGGTACGGCTGGTGCCGGCAGCGGTTCTTCCGCATTTTATTTCCTGGTAATGGATACTTCGGGTGCAATCGTCCTCAACCTGGTTGATGGGTTTCCGAAACCCAATTACCTGCATTTTTATCCGAACCCGGCAAAGGGGATCGTCCGTCTCGCTCCTGGTCCCGTCAAAGACCTGGTAATCTTCGATCTCCTCGGGCGTGTCCGGATGCGCGTTCCGGAAGCACGGGAAAGTTTGGATCTGGGATCATTATTACCCGGTTGTTATATCGTGGAAGCGGAGAACGAGTCGGGGGCGCACCTTCAGGGTAAACTAATCGTTGCGGAATGA